From the Micromonospora echinofusca genome, the window CTCGACGAGCTTCGTCTCGCGCCGACCCGCCGGCACGGTCACACCGACGATCTCCTCGGCGAACCGGCCGTCGGCCTGTGCCTTCGCGGCCCGCTGCTGCGAGCGGTACGCGAACTCGTCCTGCTCGGCGCGGCTGACGCCGTACTCGGCGGCGACGTTCTCCGCCGTCTCCGGCATGGAGTCGATGCCCCAGTGCTTCTTCATCAGCGGGTTGACCAGCCGCCAGCCGATGGTGGTGTCGTAGACCTCGGCGGTGCGGGAGAACGGGGTGGTCGCCTTCGGCATCACGAACGGGGCGCGGCTCATGCTCTCCACCCCGCCGGCCACCACGAGGTCGGCCTCGCCGGCGACGACGGAGCGGGCCGCCGTGGCGAGGGCGTCCAGGCCGGAGCCGCAGAGCCGGTTGACGGTGCTGCCGGGCACCTCCTCGGGCAGCCCGCCGAGCAGCGCCGCCATCCGGGCCACGTTGCGGTTGTCCTCGCCGGCCTGGTTGGCGCAGCCCAGGACCACGTCGTCCACCCGCGCCCAGTCCACCGACGGGTGCCGGCCGACCAGCTCGCGGATCACGTGCGCGGCCAGGTCGTCGGGGCGGACGCCGGCGAGGGCGCCGGCGTACCGGCCGATCGGGGTGCGGACACCGGCCACCAGGTATGCCACGGTCATCAGCGCGATCCTTCGGGGGGTGGGAAGGGCGGGGGCGGGGCGGTTCCGGGTCGCGGGGACGCCCGGCAGCCAGGATATCCGCGCGGGCAGCGGATAGGTTGGCGGCATGGCCCGGGCCCAGTTCAGCGCAGAGACCAGCGGCGGCGGCGAGTTCGTCCGCCAGCCCAACCGGTTCACCGGTCGGGTCACCCCGGACTCCGACTCCCCGCCCGGAGGCGGGCCCGACGCGCAGGGCCGCTGGCCGCTGGAGGCGGGACGCTACCGGCTGATCTGGTGCCGGGCCTGCCCGTGGGCGCACCGGGCCCGGATCGTACGCGACCTGCTCGGCCTTCAGGACGCGATCTCCCTCGGCACCGTGGACCCGATCCGCGACGAGCGGGGCTGGCGGTTCGCCCTCGACCCGGACGGGTTCGACCCGGTGCTCGGCATCGGCTTCCTCTCCGAGGCCTACCTCGCCACCGACCCCGACTACACCGGTCGCGTCACCGTGCCGGCGCTGGTCGACACGCGCACCGGCCGGGTGGTCACCAACGACTATCCGCAGCTCACCCTGGACCTGTCCACGCAGTGGCGCGGCCTGCACGGGCCGGGGGCGCCGGACCTCTACCCGCAGGCGCTGCGGCCGGAGCTGGACGCCCTGATGGCGGAGATCCACCGCGACGTCAACAACGGCGTCTACCGGTGCGGCTTCGCCACCTCCCAGGCGGCGTACGAGGAGGCGTTCACGGCCCTCTTCGCACGGCTCGACGCGCTGTCGCAGCGGCTCGCGGGGCGCCGCTACCTGATGGGCGACGCCATCACCGAGGCCGACGTGCGGCTTTTCACCACCCTGGTCCGCTTCGACGTGGCGTACCACGGTCACTTCAAGTGCAACCGGCACAAGCTGACCGAGATGCCGGTGCTCTGGGCGTACGCGCGGGACCTGTTCCAGACGCCGGGCTTCGGCGAGACGGTCGACTTCGACCACGTCAAGCGGCACTACTACGGCACCCACGCGGCGATCAACCCGACGGGGATCGTCCCGCTCGGCCCCGACACCTCCGGCTGGACCACGCCGCACGGGCGTGGCTGAGCCGCGCCGGGCCGGCCCACGCACCGCACCGCCCCGGGCCGCCGCCGCGTCGGCCTCCGCCGCCTGCGTGGTCGGGGGCGCGGTCGCGGTGACCGTCGCCGTGGTCGCCGGTCCGGGGCCGGGCCTGACCGGGTACGTCAGCGAGGCGGGCGTCACCGACAGCACGTACGCCCCGGCGTACCGGATCGGGGTCTTCGCCCTGACGGCCGGGTTGTTGCTGCTCGCGACGGCGCTGCCCCCGGTGCTGCGGGCGGCGGCCGGGCTGCTCGCGGCCGGGAGCGTCTTCGCGCTGGTCTCCGGGGCGGTGACGTGCAGCGCCGGCTGCCCGCTGCCACCGTTCGAACGGGCGACCACGGCGGACCTGGTGCACGGCGCGGCGAGCATCCTCGCGGTGGCCGCGGTGGTCCTCGCGATGCTGGCGGTCACGCTCACCCGGGCCGCGCCGTCGGCGCTGCGCCGGCTGGCCGCGGTGGCCCTGGCGGCGGCCCTGCCGCTGGCGGGCGCGACCGCCGTGGCCCTGGTCTTCGTGGGGCGTGGCGGCCTGATCGCCGTCCTGGAGCGGCTGCTGCTGCTGGTGGCCGTCCTCTGGGGCGCGGCCACCGCGACCGCCGTCGCGCTCCGCCGGTAGGCGGGGGCCACCCCGGTCGACACCCCGCGTCGGGGAGGAGCCCCGCCCCGGGCCGCTGTAAGGAGCGTCACCGCATGGGCTCCTTCCGCTGCATCGACGGCCGGCGTTATCCTCGGCGACGATGACCAACGTCTGGCACCTGACCGTGCGCCTGTATGTCGACCTCCGACTGCAGGCCAGCGGCGTCTGTCCGGCGCAGCCGCTCTCCTGACGCTGCCCGTACCGACCCTCCAGACCTGGGACACACCCTCATGGCTTCCGCCCTGCGCAAGATCCCCTTCTCCGTGCAGATCCTGCTCGGTCTCGTCCTCGGCGTCGCGCTCGGCTTCCTCGCCCGCGCCAACGACCTGAGCTGGCTCACCAGCACCCTCGACACCGTCGGCGGCCTCTTCGTCCAGCTGCTCAAGCTGGCCGTGCCGCCGCTGGTCTTCACCGCCATCGTGGTCAGCGTGGTCAGCCTGCGCGGCGTGACCAACGCCGCCCGGCTGGCGCTCAAGACCCTGCTCTGGTTCGGCGTCACCGCGCTGATCGCGGTGGGCGTCGGCATCGGGCTCGGCGTGCTCACCGACCCGGGCCGGGGCGTCACCCTCGACGCCGCCGGCGCCACCGCCCCCACGAAGACCGGCTCGTGGACCGACTTCCTCACCGGCATCGTGCCGACCAACCCGGTCGGCGCGTTCGTGGACGGCAACGTGCTCCAGATCGTCTTCCTGGCCCTCGTCGTCGGCGCGGCGGCGCTGCTGGTGGGCGAGCCCGCGGAGCCGTTCGTGGCGATCAACCGCGCGCTGCTGGAGATCGTCCAGAAGGCGCTGTGGTGGGTCATCCGGCTCGCCCCGATCGGCACGCTCGGCCTCATCGGCAACGCCGTCGCCTCGTACGGCTGGGACCTGGTGGCCCCGCTCGCCAAGTTCACCACCGCCGTCTACGTCGGCTGCGCGATCGTGCTCTTCGTGGTCTACCCGCTGCTGCTGGTGGGCGCCGGCCGGCTCAACCCCCTGCGCTTCTTCGCGGGCGCCTGGCCCGCGATCGAGCTGGCCTTCGTCTCCCGCTCCTCGGTGGGCACGATGCCGGTGACCCAGCGCTCGGTCGAGCGCCTCGGCGTCCCCCGCGAGTACGCCTCGTTCGCGGTGCCGTTCGGCGCCACCACGAAGATGGACGGCTGCGCGGCGGTCTACCCGGCGCTGGCGGCGATCTTCGTCGCCCAGGTCTTCGGGGTGCAGCTCGGGATCACCGACTACCTGCTGATCGCCTTCGTATCGGTGGTCGGCTCGGCCGCCACCGCCGGCCTGACCGGCGCGATCGTGATGCTCACCCTGACCCTGAGCACGCTGGGCCTGCCGCTGGCCGGCGCCGGCCTGCTGCTGGCGATCGACCCGATCCTGGACATGATCCGCACCGCCACCAACGTCGCCGGTCAGGCGCTGGTCCCGACGATCGTCGCCGCCCGCGAGGGCACCCTGGACCGGGCCGCGTACGACTCCGCCGGCCGGCGCCCGCTGCTCGCCCCGACCGACGCCGACACCGACACCGGGCCGCGCCGGGCCGAGCAACCGGCCCCCGTACCGGCCTGAGCCACCCGCCGCGTCCGAGCGACCCCACGACGCGGGGAGGGCCCCACGGCGGGCCCTCCCCGCCTTCGGAGAGGATGACCACATGAGTGTCCTGTTCACCCCGTTGACCCTGCGCACGGTGACCCTGCCCAACCGGATCGCCATGGCGCCGATGTGCCAGTACACGGCCGGCCCGGACGGCCTGCCCACCGACTGGCACCTGGTGCACCTGGGCGCCCGCGCGGTCGGCGGCGCCGGCCTGGTGATGACCGAGGCCACCGCCGTGCTGCCCGAGGGGCGGATCAGCCCGCAGGACACCGGGCTCTGGTCCGGGGCGCACGTCGACGCCTGGCGGCCGGTGACCGCGTTCGTCGCCGCGCACGGCGCGGTGCCGGTCGTACAGCTCGCGCACGCCGGGTTCAAGGCGTCGACGTACCGGCCGTGGGCGCCCCGGCGGGGCGGGGTGCCCGACGCCGAGGGCGGTTGGACGCCGGTCGGCCCGGGGGCCGCGCCCTTCGTCCCGGACTACCGGGTGCCGACGGCGCTGGACGAGGCCGGGATCGCCGGCGTGGTCGAGGCGTTCGCGGCGGCGGCCGGTCGGGCGGTCGACGCGGGGTTCGCGGCCGTGGAGATCCACGCCGCGCACGGCTACCTGCTGCACGAGTTCCTCTCCCCGCTGACGAACCACCGCGACGACGGCTGGGGCGGGGACCGGGCCGGCCGGATGCGGCTGACCCTGGACGTGGCGCGGGCGGTCCGCGCGGCCGTCGGCGAGGACGTGCCCGTGCTGACCCGTGTCTCGGCCACCGACTGGGAGCCGGCGGGTTGGACGCCCGAGGACAGCGTGGTGCTCGCCGGTGAGCTGGCCGCCGCCGGGGTGGACCTGGTCGACTGCTCCTCGGGCGGCGCCTCGGCCACCGCGAGCATTCCGGTCGGCCCGGGCTACCAGGTGCCGCTGGCCGCCCGGGTACGCCGGGAGGCGGGAATCGCCACCGGCGCGGTCGGCCTCATCGTCGAGCCGGAGCAGGCCGAGCAGATCGTCGCGTCCGGCGACGCCGACCTGGTCCTGCTCGGGCGGGAGCTGCTGCGCGACCCGTACTGGCCGCACCGGGCGGCAGCCAAGCTCGGCGCCACCCCCGCCTGGCCCGCCCAGTACGCCCGCGCCTGACCCCAACCCCGCCCGCCGGGGCGGGCGGGGTTCGGGTGGGTCAGCCGGCCAGGTGGAACCACTGGGGTTCCAGGTCGTGCCACGGCCCCTGGGCGGCGACCGTGCCGGAGCACAGGACCACGACGTGGTCGGCCCGCACCAGGGCGGCCCGCTTCGACGTCGAACCCACCACGGTCACCCCGTGCTCGCGCAGCGCCTGCCACAGCGCCAGCTCCGTGGTGACGTCCAGCGCCGAGGAGACGTCGTCGGCCACCAGCAGCTCCGTACGCGGGGCGAGCGCCCGGGCCAGCGCGAGGCGCTGCAACTGACCGCCCGAGAGCCGGGTGCCCTTGTGCCCGATCAGCAGCCCGAGCCCGCCGCCGGCCGCCGCCAGGTCGTGGTCGAGCTGGGCGGTCGACACCGCCGCCGCGGCGTCCACCTGGTGGCCGAGGGTGATGTTGTCGGCCACCGTACCGGAGAGCACCCGGGGCAGCTGGCCGACGTAGCCCACCTGCTGGGGGCGCAGGAACAGCTCCGGCTCGGTGACAGGGTCGCCGTTCCAGGTCAACCGCCCGGTGTGCGGGGCGATGCCGGCCAGCGCCCGCAGCAGCGACGACTTGCCCGAGCCGACCGGGCCCACGACCAGCACCAGCTGTCCGCGTTCCACCGTCAGGTCGACGTCGCGTACGGCCACCGTCCCGTCGGTGTGCCGGACACCGAAGTCGGTCAACTCCAGCCGGCGCAGCGGGTGCCGGGGCGGCACGACGGGCGCCGGGGCCGTCCCCGCGCCGAGGTCGACCCCCGGCACCGACGCCGAGTACGCCTCCACACCGGTCATCGCCACCGTCCGCCGGGTCCACACCCGCGCCGACGGGATCTGCGAGATCAGCGAGGCCGTCGTCCAGGCGAACCAGCGGGCGGCGGCCAGGGTGGCGACCGCGACCAGGGTGGCGCCGGCCGAGAGGTGCCCCGCCAGGAAGAGCGCCCACGCGCCGATCGGCAGCAGGCCGCTGACCAGCGACGGGGTCGACCGGGACCAGACCTGCACGGAGATCTCCCGGCGCTGCCGGTCGCTGCGCACCACGTCCAGGTCGGCCAGGTGGGCCAGCACCGGACGGGTGGCGCCGGCGAGTTTGACCGTACGGGCGGCCGACAGCGAGGAGACCAGCGCGGTGGCGAACGCGGCCCGCGCCGCGACGGTGGCCCGCGCGGAACGTTCCAGGTGGGGGCCGAACAGCGTCGCGGCCAGCCCGGAGACCAGCATCGTGCCCGCGAAGAAGAGCCCCGGCACCACGCTGCCGGTGACGGCGGTCATCGTGACCAGGAGCAGCAGCGAGAGCCCCTGGTCCATCAGGTTGTCGGCGAGCTGCACCACCCGCTCGGTGTCGCCGCCCTGAGCCACCACCTCCGCCGGCGTGTGCCGGCTGACCCGGCGGGGGCCGGTCTGGCCGTGCACCAGGCGCAGGCTGATCCGCAGCATCTGCCGGACCCACCACTGCGGGAAGCGTAGGCCGTTGAAGTACGGCACCGGCAGGGTCACCAGCAGGCCGACGACGATCCCCAGCGCGGGCTTCCACGGGTCACCGGTGCCGTCGACCACGTCCGCCCAGAGCCACGGCAGCACCGGCCCCTCCAGCCCGAGGAGCACGAGCAGCAGGAACAACGCCAGCGAGGCCAGCCCGTACCGCGCGTCGTTGAGGCACAGCCGCAGGATCTCCCGCAGCTCGCGCAGCCCGCGCGGGGACGTCGGCGCCGGGTCCCCGCAGGCGGCGGACCCGCCCCCGTCCGCCCGGCCGTCGACCGACCCGACCGACGCCGTCGGGGTCGCGGGGGCCGACCCGACCGGCGGGACGGCCGACGCCTCGATCGGCGGCACGGCCGAGGACGTGGCCGACGAGACGGCCGGCGGGCCGGGAAGGGGCGCCTCCGGTGGGAGGGACTCGTCCCGGCCGGTGGTCGGCCACGGGTCCGACGGGCCGGTCAGCAGGTCGACCCCGCCGGAGCGGCCGCCCGGCGCCGCGTGGGCGTACGCGGTGGCGTGGCTGGTGGCGAGCAGCTCGGCGAAGCGTTCCGAGGAGTCCAGCGGCCCGGCCTCGACGACCGCTCCGTCGGCCATCACCACCACCTCGTCGCAGCGGCGTACGGAGGAGAGGCGGTGGGCGATGACGATGCCGATCCGGTCACGCAACAACCGCTCGGTGGCCTGCTGCACCCGCGCCTCGGTGACCGGGTCGAGGCGGGCGGTGGCCTCGTCGAGGATCACCACGTGCGGATCGCGCACCAGGATCCGGGCGAAGGCGACCAGCTGCTCCTGCCCGGCCGAGAGCACGTGCCCGCCGTCGCCCAGCCGGGTCTGCAACCCGGCGGGCAGCTCGGCGATCCAGCCGTCGAGCCCCAGCTCGCGCAGCGCCCGGGCCGCGGCGTCGAGCAACTCCGGATCGAACAGCGCGACGTTCTCGGCCAGGGTGCCGGCGAGGATCTCGGTGCGCTGGGGCACCACGGCGATCCACCGGCGCAGCGCCTCGACGTCGAGGCCGCACACGTCGTCGCCGGCCAGGAAGACCGTGCCCGGCGGCACGTCGACGGCCCGGGTGAGCACCTTCGCCAGGGTGGACTTGCCGGAGCCGGTCCGGCCGACCAGCGCGTACGAGCGGCCCCGGGTGAAGGTCAGGTCGACGTCGCGCAGCGCGGGGCCGCGCCCGTCGTCGGCGCCCCCGTAGCGGAAGGTGAGGCCCCGCACCACCAGGTCGCCCTCGGCCGGGGCGCCCCCGCCCACGGGCTCCTGCCGGGAGCCCGCCAGCAGCTGCACCCGCCCCCAGGCGCCGAGGGCGTACTGGAGTTCGGGGACCATCCGGCTGACGTGCTCGACGGTCATGCCGAAGCCGATGGCCAGCAGCCAGATCGCGGTGAGCCGGGCGCCGTCGACCCGGCCGGTGACCAGCGCCCACGCGCCGCCGAGCACCACGGCCGCGATCCCGGCCCGGATCACGCCGGCGGCCACGGTGGTGACCTGGGCCGACATCCGCCACACGCGCACCCCGCGACTGAGCACCTCGGCGGCCCGCCGGGCGTAGAGGCGCAGCACGTACGGCCGGGCCAGGCTGGTGCGTACGTCGTCCTGGCCGTGGATCGCCTCCTCCATCACCGCGGCGAGGTCGGACCAGGCCTCCTCCTCGGCCATCCGGGCCGGACCGATCCGCGCCGTGGGCTTGCGCAGGCCGAGGGCCAGCAGCACGGTCAGCACCAGCATCCCGACGCCGGCCGGCCACCACACCGCGAGGGCGACGACGGTCGACAGCACACCCGCGGCGAGGCCCTGCGCGATCCGTACGCCCTGGTTGCGCACCGCGGCGGCGACCTGGTAGACGTCGCCGTCGATGCGGTCGAGCAGTTCGCCGACCGGGGTGGTCTCCAGGGTCGGCAGGTCCTGCCCGAGCGCGACCCGGCACAGCCGGCGGCGCACGTCGGCGGACCAGTCGGCGGTCAGCCCGGCCATCAGCAGGCTCACCGCGAGGTCGGTAAGGACGGCGGCGACCAGCGCGACGGCGAGCAGCGCGAAGAACCCGGCGGCGCGGTGCACGAGGACGGGGCCCGCCAGCGCGGCGGCGGCGGCCTGACCGCCGGCGCCGAGCACGATCAGACAGGTCACGATCGCCATTCGGCGGGGCGAGGTGGCCCACATGTCCCGGAGCAGACGCATGACGGAGTCCCTTCGGGCAGATCGGGCGGAGCATCCAGCCTGCTCGGTGGAGCCGGCCGGCTCAACGCATTTACCGGCCGTTCACCTGCCCGGACACCGGTGGCGAGGGCCTGCGCCGGACGGAGGGTCGGGGCCGCGCCGGTCGCGACAGCGGGGCCCGACCTGCGGGCGGACGCCGTGCGCGCCCGCGTCCGCAGCGCGTCCAGGTCGCCGCCGTGGCCGGTGGCTCAGAAGAGCACGGTGGCGAGCGTGCCGACCGGGCGGAAACCGCAGCGCTCGTAGACCCGGCGCGCCGGGAGGTTGAAGTCGTTGACGTAGAGGCTGACGGTCGGGGCGACCCGCAGCAGCGCGTCGCGCACCACCGCCGCCATGGCCGCCGACGCGATGCCCCGGCCCCGCCACTCGGGGGCCACCCAGACGCCCTGCACCTGGGCGGTCCGGCGGGTCACCACCGCCAGCTCGGCCTTGAACACCACCTGGCCGTCGACGAACCGGGCGTACGCCCGGCCCGTCCGGACCAGGTCGGTGACCCGCCGCCGGTAGCCGCGCCCGCCGTCGTCGGCGAGCGGCGACACGCCGACCTCCTCGGTGTACATCGCCACCGCCGCCGGGAAGAGCCGGTCGATCTCGCCGGCGCGCACCAGCCGCACCTGCGGGTCCGCCCGCAGCGCGGGCAGCGACTCGGTCGCCAGCAACGGCTGGTTGGGGCGTACGTCCCGGGCCGGCCCCCAGACGGCGGAGAGCCGGTCCCAGAGGCCGAGCACCGCGTCGGCCCGGCCCACGATCGACGAGCAGAGCCGCTCCTCGCCGGCCAGCAGATCGGCGTAGGCGGCGACGGCCGGCTCGGTGGCGAGCACGGGGGTGAGGTTGCCACCCAGCCAGCAGATCGACTCCAGGTTACGGCGGCTGCCGTAGCCCAGCACCCGTCCCTCGGCACGCCACCAGGCCAGGCCACGCGCGGTGATCCGCTCGGCGACCTGCGCGCCCGCGAACGGGTCGAGGTCGAGCAGCCGCTCGACCGCGCGGCGCTCCGACTCCCCCAGTTGCCGTACCGGCACCGTCAGCACGGCTACCAGCCTGCCAGATCCGCCCGGTGCCGCGCGGGCCGTGTGACGAGTGGGACCACGGCACCGGCACCGGACGGGCCGGCTGCGGGACGGGTCAGTGCACGCTGACGGTGGCGCCGGGGAGCAGGCCGCGCAGCTCCTCGGGCAGCTCGGCGCCCATCTCGTCGGCGATGCGCAGCGCCTCCTCGATGAGGGTCTCGACGATCTGCGCCTCCGGCACGGTCTTGACGACCTTGCCCTTGACGAAGATCTGGCCCTTGCCGTTGCCGGAGGCGACCCCGAGGTCGGCCTCGCGGGCCTCGCCCGGGCCGTTCACGACGCAGCCCATCACGGCGACCCGAAGCGGCACCGGCAGCCCCTCCAGGCCGGCCGTGACCTCCTCGGCGAGCTTGTAGACGTCGACCTGGGCCCGGCCGCAGGACGGGCAGGAGACGATCTCCAGGCCCCGCTCGCGCAGGCCGAGCGACTCCAGGATCTGGTTGCCGACCTTGATCTCCTCCACCGGCGGCGCCGACAGCGAGACCCGGATCGTGTCGCCGATCCCCTCGGCCAGCAGCGCGCCGAAGGCGACCGCCGACTTGATGGTGCCCTGGAAGGCCGGGCCGGCCTCGGTGACGCCCAGGTGCAGCGGGTAGTCGCACTTCTCGGCCAGCTGGCGGTACGCCCGGATCATGACCACCGGGTCGTTGTGCTTGACCGAGATCTTGATGTCGCGGAAGCCGTGCTCCTCGAACAGCGAGCACTCCCACAGCGCCGACTCGACCAGCGCCTCGGCAGTGGCCTTGCCGTACTTGGCGAGCAGCCGCTTGTCCAGCGAGCCGGCGTTGACGCCGATCCGGATCGGCACGCCCGCGTCGCCGGCCGCCTTGGCGATCTCCTTGACCTTGTCGTCGAACTGGCGGATGTTGCCCGGGTTGACCCGGACCGCCGCGCAGCCGGCGTCGATCGCGGCGAAGACGTACTTCGGCTGGAAGTGGATGTCGGCGATCACCGGGATCTGCGACTTCCTCGCGATCGCCGGCAGCGCCTCCACGTCGTCCTGGCTGGGCACGGCGACCCGGACGATCTGGCAGCCGGACGCGGTCAGCTCGGCGATCTGCTGGAGCGTGGCGTTGACGTCGGAGGTGAGGGTGGTGGTCATCGACTGCACCGACACCGGCGCGCCCCCACCGACCGGCACCGGGCCGACCATGATCTGGCGGCTGACCCGACGCGGGGCGAGCGGCGGGGGCGGTACGGCGGGGATACCGAGACTGACAGCGGTCACTTCAGGCACTCACCTTGAGAAGAGCGTGATCGGGTTGACGACGTCCGCGGTGATGGTCAGCAGCGTGAACACGCCACCGATCAGGATCACCACGTACGTCAGGGGCATGAGCTTGAGGTAGTCGACGCGCCCCGGGTCGGCGCGGCCGATGCGGGCGTAGAGCCAGGAGCGGGCCCGCTCGAACCAGGCGATGGCGATGTGCCCGCCGTCGAGCGGCAGCAGCGGCAGCAGGTTGAACACGCCGATGAAGAAGTTCAGCGAGACGAAGAGCATGAAGAACAGCAGCCAGGCGTCGTTCTCGACGGCCTCGCCACCGAGCCGGCTGGCGCCGACCACGCTGATCGGGGTGTCGATGTCCCGCTCCTCGCCGGTGATCGCCGCCCACAGGGCGGGGACCTTCTGCGGGATGCGCTTCATCGCCTCGTACGTGTTGACCGCCATGTCGCCCGTGAAGTCGGCGGTCGCGCCGACCGCGCCGACCGGTCCGTACGTGATCCGGGTCGGCGTGCTGGGCACGAGGCCGACGCCGAGCGCGGCGACCGGGGCGACCTGGCCCTTCGGGTCGTCGAGCGGGGGCCG encodes:
- the pcaF gene encoding 3-oxoadipyl-CoA thiolase, whose translation is MTVAYLVAGVRTPIGRYAGALAGVRPDDLAAHVIRELVGRHPSVDWARVDDVVLGCANQAGEDNRNVARMAALLGGLPEEVPGSTVNRLCGSGLDALATAARSVVAGEADLVVAGGVESMSRAPFVMPKATTPFSRTAEVYDTTIGWRLVNPLMKKHWGIDSMPETAENVAAEYGVSRAEQDEFAYRSQQRAAKAQADGRFAEEIVGVTVPAGRRETKLVEVDEHPRETSLEKLAALPTPFREGGTVTAGNSSGVNDGAVALLVASEAAVARYHLTPLARVAGVAAAGVPPRVMGVGPVPATRKLLDRHGLGLDAVDVIELNEAFAAQSVAVLRELGLPTDAEHVNPNGGAIALGHPLGASGARLALTAALELRRRGGRRALATMCVGVGQGISLLLEAA
- a CDS encoding glutathione S-transferase family protein → MARAQFSAETSGGGEFVRQPNRFTGRVTPDSDSPPGGGPDAQGRWPLEAGRYRLIWCRACPWAHRARIVRDLLGLQDAISLGTVDPIRDERGWRFALDPDGFDPVLGIGFLSEAYLATDPDYTGRVTVPALVDTRTGRVVTNDYPQLTLDLSTQWRGLHGPGAPDLYPQALRPELDALMAEIHRDVNNGVYRCGFATSQAAYEEAFTALFARLDALSQRLAGRRYLMGDAITEADVRLFTTLVRFDVAYHGHFKCNRHKLTEMPVLWAYARDLFQTPGFGETVDFDHVKRHYYGTHAAINPTGIVPLGPDTSGWTTPHGRG
- a CDS encoding DUF998 domain-containing protein, with product MAEPRRAGPRTAPPRAAAASASAACVVGGAVAVTVAVVAGPGPGLTGYVSEAGVTDSTYAPAYRIGVFALTAGLLLLATALPPVLRAAAGLLAAGSVFALVSGAVTCSAGCPLPPFERATTADLVHGAASILAVAAVVLAMLAVTLTRAAPSALRRLAAVALAAALPLAGATAVALVFVGRGGLIAVLERLLLLVAVLWGAATATAVALRR
- a CDS encoding dicarboxylate/amino acid:cation symporter — encoded protein: MRKIPFSVQILLGLVLGVALGFLARANDLSWLTSTLDTVGGLFVQLLKLAVPPLVFTAIVVSVVSLRGVTNAARLALKTLLWFGVTALIAVGVGIGLGVLTDPGRGVTLDAAGATAPTKTGSWTDFLTGIVPTNPVGAFVDGNVLQIVFLALVVGAAALLVGEPAEPFVAINRALLEIVQKALWWVIRLAPIGTLGLIGNAVASYGWDLVAPLAKFTTAVYVGCAIVLFVVYPLLLVGAGRLNPLRFFAGAWPAIELAFVSRSSVGTMPVTQRSVERLGVPREYASFAVPFGATTKMDGCAAVYPALAAIFVAQVFGVQLGITDYLLIAFVSVVGSAATAGLTGAIVMLTLTLSTLGLPLAGAGLLLAIDPILDMIRTATNVAGQALVPTIVAAREGTLDRAAYDSAGRRPLLAPTDADTDTGPRRAEQPAPVPA
- a CDS encoding NADH:flavin oxidoreductase/NADH oxidase, which codes for MSVLFTPLTLRTVTLPNRIAMAPMCQYTAGPDGLPTDWHLVHLGARAVGGAGLVMTEATAVLPEGRISPQDTGLWSGAHVDAWRPVTAFVAAHGAVPVVQLAHAGFKASTYRPWAPRRGGVPDAEGGWTPVGPGAAPFVPDYRVPTALDEAGIAGVVEAFAAAAGRAVDAGFAAVEIHAAHGYLLHEFLSPLTNHRDDGWGGDRAGRMRLTLDVARAVRAAVGEDVPVLTRVSATDWEPAGWTPEDSVVLAGELAAAGVDLVDCSSGGASATASIPVGPGYQVPLAARVRREAGIATGAVGLIVEPEQAEQIVASGDADLVLLGRELLRDPYWPHRAAAKLGATPAWPAQYARA
- a CDS encoding ATP-binding cassette domain-containing protein → MRLLRDMWATSPRRMAIVTCLIVLGAGGQAAAAALAGPVLVHRAAGFFALLAVALVAAVLTDLAVSLLMAGLTADWSADVRRRLCRVALGQDLPTLETTPVGELLDRIDGDVYQVAAAVRNQGVRIAQGLAAGVLSTVVALAVWWPAGVGMLVLTVLLALGLRKPTARIGPARMAEEEAWSDLAAVMEEAIHGQDDVRTSLARPYVLRLYARRAAEVLSRGVRVWRMSAQVTTVAAGVIRAGIAAVVLGGAWALVTGRVDGARLTAIWLLAIGFGMTVEHVSRMVPELQYALGAWGRVQLLAGSRQEPVGGGAPAEGDLVVRGLTFRYGGADDGRGPALRDVDLTFTRGRSYALVGRTGSGKSTLAKVLTRAVDVPPGTVFLAGDDVCGLDVEALRRWIAVVPQRTEILAGTLAENVALFDPELLDAAARALRELGLDGWIAELPAGLQTRLGDGGHVLSAGQEQLVAFARILVRDPHVVILDEATARLDPVTEARVQQATERLLRDRIGIVIAHRLSSVRRCDEVVVMADGAVVEAGPLDSSERFAELLATSHATAYAHAAPGGRSGGVDLLTGPSDPWPTTGRDESLPPEAPLPGPPAVSSATSSAVPPIEASAVPPVGSAPATPTASVGSVDGRADGGGSAACGDPAPTSPRGLRELREILRLCLNDARYGLASLALFLLLVLLGLEGPVLPWLWADVVDGTGDPWKPALGIVVGLLVTLPVPYFNGLRFPQWWVRQMLRISLRLVHGQTGPRRVSRHTPAEVVAQGGDTERVVQLADNLMDQGLSLLLLVTMTAVTGSVVPGLFFAGTMLVSGLAATLFGPHLERSARATVAARAAFATALVSSLSAARTVKLAGATRPVLAHLADLDVVRSDRQRREISVQVWSRSTPSLVSGLLPIGAWALFLAGHLSAGATLVAVATLAAARWFAWTTASLISQIPSARVWTRRTVAMTGVEAYSASVPGVDLGAGTAPAPVVPPRHPLRRLELTDFGVRHTDGTVAVRDVDLTVERGQLVLVVGPVGSGKSSLLRALAGIAPHTGRLTWNGDPVTEPELFLRPQQVGYVGQLPRVLSGTVADNITLGHQVDAAAAVSTAQLDHDLAAAGGGLGLLIGHKGTRLSGGQLQRLALARALAPRTELLVADDVSSALDVTTELALWQALREHGVTVVGSTSKRAALVRADHVVVLCSGTVAAQGPWHDLEPQWFHLAG
- a CDS encoding GNAT family N-acetyltransferase, producing MLTVPVRQLGESERRAVERLLDLDPFAGAQVAERITARGLAWWRAEGRVLGYGSRRNLESICWLGGNLTPVLATEPAVAAYADLLAGEERLCSSIVGRADAVLGLWDRLSAVWGPARDVRPNQPLLATESLPALRADPQVRLVRAGEIDRLFPAAVAMYTEEVGVSPLADDGGRGYRRRVTDLVRTGRAYARFVDGQVVFKAELAVVTRRTAQVQGVWVAPEWRGRGIASAAMAAVVRDALLRVAPTVSLYVNDFNLPARRVYERCGFRPVGTLATVLF
- the ispG gene encoding flavodoxin-dependent (E)-4-hydroxy-3-methylbut-2-enyl-diphosphate synthase: MTAVSLGIPAVPPPPLAPRRVSRQIMVGPVPVGGGAPVSVQSMTTTLTSDVNATLQQIAELTASGCQIVRVAVPSQDDVEALPAIARKSQIPVIADIHFQPKYVFAAIDAGCAAVRVNPGNIRQFDDKVKEIAKAAGDAGVPIRIGVNAGSLDKRLLAKYGKATAEALVESALWECSLFEEHGFRDIKISVKHNDPVVMIRAYRQLAEKCDYPLHLGVTEAGPAFQGTIKSAVAFGALLAEGIGDTIRVSLSAPPVEEIKVGNQILESLGLRERGLEIVSCPSCGRAQVDVYKLAEEVTAGLEGLPVPLRVAVMGCVVNGPGEAREADLGVASGNGKGQIFVKGKVVKTVPEAQIVETLIEEALRIADEMGAELPEELRGLLPGATVSVH